One Clostridium estertheticum DNA segment encodes these proteins:
- a CDS encoding N-acetyltransferase translates to MNYVSEKSKLGNNVTMGHFVVIDDDVVIGANCIIGSNVVIHLGTIISDNVRIDDNTIIGKQPMRSVNSIFKDEEKLLPAKISEGCLIGAGVIIYCGCEIGDKTLIADTAVIRENVTVGSKTIIGRGTTIENFCSVGSNCKIQTNVYLTAYSQVEDYVFIAPCVTTSNDNYAARSKERFGKFKGVTIKKGGRIGAGAVILPGKIIHEDALVAAGSVVTKDVEAGKIVVGNPAKVLRAVPADQLLKNQ, encoded by the coding sequence ATGAATTATGTTTCAGAGAAAAGCAAATTGGGCAACAATGTAACAATGGGACATTTTGTTGTAATAGATGATGATGTGGTAATAGGCGCTAATTGTATTATTGGCAGTAATGTGGTTATTCACCTAGGAACTATTATTTCTGACAATGTTAGAATAGATGATAATACTATAATAGGTAAACAACCTATGAGGTCCGTAAACAGTATTTTCAAAGATGAAGAAAAATTGCTTCCTGCTAAAATAAGCGAAGGTTGTCTTATAGGGGCAGGTGTGATAATTTACTGCGGCTGCGAAATTGGAGACAAAACACTTATTGCTGACACCGCTGTAATAAGAGAAAATGTAACCGTAGGCTCAAAAACAATTATTGGTCGCGGAACAACTATTGAAAATTTCTGCAGCGTTGGGTCTAACTGCAAAATACAAACTAATGTATATTTAACAGCTTATTCGCAGGTTGAGGATTATGTATTTATTGCCCCTTGTGTTACAACTTCTAATGATAATTATGCAGCCCGTTCTAAGGAAAGGTTTGGAAAATTTAAAGGAGTAACTATAAAAAAAGGTGGCAGAATTGGAGCCGGAGCTGTTATCTTGCCTGGCAAAATCATACACGAAGATGCTTTAGTGGCAGCGGGAAGTGTAGTTACTAAAGACGTGGAAGCAGGCAAAATTGTAGTTGGAAATCCAGCTAAAGTGCTTCGAGCTGTACCAGCTGATCAATTGCTTAAAAATCAATAA
- a CDS encoding Gfo/Idh/MocA family protein — translation MKKVKVAIIGCGRISYKHVEAITQNKSEIQLVAVCDVVEANAISKKDEYIKALGENADVKVYTDYKEMLESADIDMVSIATESGYHPEIAIYCMNLGKHVLVEKPMALSTQDADRMIECASKNNVKLCVSHQNRFNEPIQKLRAAVEANRFGKLINGTARILWNRNMGYYQQAPWRGTWDLDGGTLMNQCIHNIDLLQWMMGGEIDTVYAQCDTFLRDIEAEDFGAIMIRFKNGAIGIIEGSACVYPKNLEETLSIFGETGTVCIGGLAVNSIETWKFGDNVDTEEEILSQQKGDPDSVYGFGHTPLYKDMIDAINMDRQPLINGEQGKKGMSIILAAYKSRLTGLPVKFPMGDFSTLEMKK, via the coding sequence ATGAAAAAAGTAAAGGTAGCAATAATAGGATGTGGAAGAATATCTTACAAACATGTAGAGGCTATAACTCAAAATAAATCAGAAATTCAGCTTGTTGCAGTTTGTGATGTGGTAGAAGCTAATGCTATTTCTAAAAAAGATGAGTACATAAAGGCACTGGGAGAAAATGCAGATGTAAAAGTTTATACGGATTATAAAGAAATGCTTGAGAGTGCAGATATAGATATGGTTTCTATAGCTACTGAAAGTGGATATCATCCAGAAATAGCTATATATTGTATGAATCTTGGGAAACATGTACTTGTAGAAAAACCAATGGCTCTATCTACTCAAGATGCAGATAGAATGATTGAATGTGCAAGTAAAAATAATGTAAAGCTTTGTGTTAGTCACCAAAACAGATTTAATGAGCCAATACAAAAGTTAAGAGCTGCTGTAGAAGCAAATAGATTCGGAAAATTAATTAATGGAACAGCAAGAATTCTTTGGAATAGAAATATGGGATACTATCAGCAAGCACCTTGGAGAGGAACATGGGATCTCGACGGTGGTACACTAATGAATCAATGTATTCATAATATTGATTTATTACAATGGATGATGGGTGGAGAAATAGACACTGTTTATGCTCAGTGTGATACCTTCCTTCGAGATATAGAAGCTGAGGATTTTGGAGCAATAATGATAAGATTTAAAAATGGTGCTATAGGTATAATTGAAGGCTCTGCTTGCGTATATCCTAAAAATTTAGAAGAAACATTAAGCATTTTTGGTGAAACAGGTACGGTTTGTATTGGAGGACTTGCAGTTAATTCTATAGAAACTTGGAAATTTGGAGATAATGTGGATACTGAGGAAGAAATATTAAGTCAGCAAAAGGGAGACCCAGATTCAGTATATGGCTTCGGACATACTCCACTATATAAAGATATGATAGATGCTATAAATATGGATAGACAACCTCTTATAAATGGAGAACAAGGTAAAAAAGGTATGTCTATAATACTTGCGGCATATAAATCGAGACTTACAGGGCTTCCAGTTAAATTCCCAATGGGAGATTTCTCAACACTCGAAATGAAGAAATAA
- a CDS encoding nucleotide sugar dehydrogenase — protein MSQYKDELLLKLKNKTAKLGVVGLGYVGLPLAVEKAKVGYQVIGFDVQDKKVQMVNEGHNYIGDILDADLTRLVEEGKLKATTDFSFVANVDTVCIAVPTPLDLYKQPDLSYVVDSTKSVAKYLHRGMLVVLESTTYPGTTEEVLKPILEESGLKCGVDFFLAFSPERIDPGNKEFNTKNTPKIVGGCTKDCTEVAGMLYRSVLEGDIMEVSSPAVAEMEKILENTFRNVNIALANEMAILCKRMNIDIWEVIDAAKTKPYGFMPFYPGPGLGGHCIPLDPFYLEWKAKEFDYHTKLIEASGIINDYMPEFVLENVMKLLNGQKKALNGAKVLLMGAAYKKDIDDMRESPTLKVIDQLVKNGADIIINDPFIPKFSHKGKEYVSVNWENEIVNADIVIITTDHSDYDYERIVAEASLLYDTRNATKFVVNNREKINKL, from the coding sequence ATGTCTCAATATAAAGACGAATTATTGTTAAAATTAAAAAACAAAACAGCTAAACTTGGTGTAGTAGGTCTCGGTTATGTGGGATTGCCACTAGCTGTAGAAAAGGCTAAGGTAGGATATCAAGTAATAGGCTTTGATGTTCAAGATAAAAAGGTTCAAATGGTAAATGAAGGACATAATTACATTGGTGATATCTTAGATGCAGATTTAACTAGATTAGTAGAAGAAGGAAAACTTAAAGCTACTACTGATTTTAGCTTTGTTGCTAATGTTGATACAGTTTGTATTGCAGTACCTACACCACTAGATTTATATAAGCAACCAGATTTATCTTATGTAGTGGATTCAACTAAAAGTGTAGCTAAGTATTTACATAGGGGAATGCTAGTAGTACTTGAAAGTACAACATATCCAGGAACAACAGAAGAGGTGTTAAAACCAATACTTGAAGAATCAGGTTTAAAATGTGGAGTTGACTTTTTCCTAGCCTTCTCTCCAGAGAGAATTGATCCAGGCAATAAAGAGTTTAATACAAAAAACACTCCAAAAATAGTTGGAGGATGTACCAAAGATTGTACTGAAGTAGCAGGAATGCTATACAGAAGTGTGTTAGAGGGAGATATAATGGAAGTTTCTTCTCCGGCAGTAGCTGAAATGGAAAAAATTCTTGAAAACACTTTCAGAAATGTAAATATAGCGCTAGCGAATGAAATGGCTATTTTGTGTAAAAGAATGAATATTGATATTTGGGAAGTAATAGATGCAGCTAAAACTAAACCTTATGGTTTTATGCCATTTTACCCAGGCCCAGGACTTGGTGGACATTGTATACCACTTGATCCATTCTACCTAGAGTGGAAGGCAAAAGAATTTGATTATCATACGAAATTAATAGAGGCTTCAGGTATAATTAACGATTATATGCCTGAATTTGTCCTTGAAAATGTTATGAAACTTTTAAATGGTCAGAAAAAGGCACTAAACGGAGCAAAAGTTCTTCTTATGGGTGCTGCTTATAAGAAAGATATAGATGATATGAGAGAATCACCAACATTAAAGGTTATTGACCAATTAGTAAAGAATGGTGCTGACATAATAATAAATGATCCCTTTATCCCAAAATTCAGCCATAAGGGCAAAGAATATGTATCTGTAAATTGGGAAAATGAAATAGTGAATGCAGATATAGTAATAATAACAACAGATCATAGTGATTATGATTATGAAAGAATTGTAGCAGAAGCTAGTTTATTATATGACACTAGAAACGCTACAAAGTTTGTTGTAAATAATAGAGAAAAAATTAATAAACTTTAA
- a CDS encoding polysaccharide biosynthesis protein, with translation MKTDKRVFAVDIICILASLYISLLLRFDFNIPSKDLQFFKLSIIPVLILIIGFNKIFGLYRSIWKYASIEELFSIVYSISLANIVFVIYSYLVSFILFKSEYFRFPFTVHIIFWLLCVITLGGIRIIYRISEQKKGENKQCDKNVNILIIGAGDAGALLVKEISKHSELKYYVVGLIDDDLSKKDKIINGIKVLGGRDKIISICHQQSVEEIIITMPSADFKTKTEILNICKKTKCKLKTIPGIYEIVDEKVNISELRDVNIEDLLGRDPVKLSTEDIDKYIKGKTILVTGGGGSIGSELCRQIAKFKPGKLVVLDIYENNAYDLQMELNYEFPQLNKEFIIASVRDIDRLKEIFESNKPDVVFHAAAHKHVPLMEKNPAEAIKNNVLGTYNVVKCSHEFGVKRFVQISTDKAVNPTNIMGATKRFCELIIQAFDTISDTEYVAVRFGNVLGSNGSVIPLFKKQIAHGGPVTVMHPDINRFFMTIPEAAQLVIQAGGMAKGGEIFVLDMGEPVKIVDLARDLITLSGLEPDVDIMIEFIGLRPGEKLYEELLMDEVALTSTSHNKIYVEKPIGNDIDFIEKSIEDFRNVVGRDKEAVFALMEEKVPTYKRKSN, from the coding sequence ATGAAAACTGATAAAAGGGTCTTTGCGGTGGATATTATTTGTATTTTGGCATCATTATATATATCTCTACTATTGAGATTTGATTTTAATATCCCTAGTAAAGACCTTCAATTTTTTAAACTTTCAATTATTCCAGTGCTAATTTTAATAATAGGCTTTAATAAAATATTTGGATTGTACCGAAGTATATGGAAATATGCTTCTATAGAGGAATTGTTCTCTATAGTATATTCCATATCACTCGCAAATATAGTGTTTGTAATTTATAGTTATTTAGTTAGTTTTATCTTATTTAAAAGTGAGTATTTTAGGTTCCCATTTACTGTGCATATAATATTTTGGCTTCTATGTGTAATTACCCTAGGTGGAATTAGAATTATATATAGGATATCAGAGCAAAAAAAGGGAGAAAATAAACAGTGTGATAAGAACGTAAACATTCTTATTATAGGTGCCGGCGATGCAGGTGCACTTCTAGTAAAAGAGATTAGTAAGCATAGTGAACTTAAATATTATGTTGTTGGATTAATTGATGATGATCTATCTAAAAAGGATAAAATAATCAATGGTATTAAAGTATTAGGTGGTAGAGATAAGATAATTTCAATCTGCCATCAGCAATCCGTTGAGGAAATAATTATTACCATGCCTTCAGCAGATTTTAAAACTAAAACAGAAATACTAAACATCTGTAAAAAGACTAAATGTAAGTTAAAAACAATTCCTGGTATTTATGAAATTGTGGACGAAAAAGTAAACATTAGTGAGCTTCGCGATGTAAACATTGAGGATCTTTTAGGAAGAGATCCAGTTAAATTAAGCACCGAAGATATTGATAAATATATTAAAGGTAAAACAATATTAGTTACAGGTGGTGGGGGCTCTATAGGTTCCGAATTATGCAGGCAAATTGCTAAATTTAAGCCTGGAAAACTAGTAGTTTTAGATATTTACGAAAACAATGCCTATGACTTACAGATGGAACTTAACTATGAGTTTCCGCAGTTAAATAAAGAATTCATTATTGCATCTGTTAGAGATATTGATAGATTAAAAGAAATTTTTGAAAGCAACAAACCAGATGTAGTATTTCATGCGGCCGCTCATAAACATGTGCCACTTATGGAGAAAAATCCAGCAGAGGCCATTAAGAATAATGTACTAGGAACTTATAATGTGGTAAAATGTAGTCATGAATTTGGGGTAAAAAGGTTTGTTCAAATTAGCACTGATAAAGCAGTGAATCCTACAAACATTATGGGAGCTACTAAGAGATTTTGTGAGCTCATAATTCAAGCCTTTGACACAATTAGTGATACTGAATATGTGGCTGTAAGATTTGGTAATGTTTTAGGAAGCAATGGTTCAGTAATCCCATTATTTAAAAAACAGATTGCCCATGGGGGACCAGTAACAGTTATGCACCCTGATATAAATAGATTCTTTATGACAATACCTGAAGCCGCGCAATTAGTTATTCAAGCTGGAGGAATGGCAAAAGGTGGAGAAATATTTGTTCTGGATATGGGAGAACCTGTAAAAATAGTTGATTTAGCCAGAGATTTAATAACTCTATCAGGACTTGAACCAGATGTAGATATAATGATTGAATTTATTGGACTAAGGCCGGGAGAAAAACTTTATGAAGAGCTTCTGATGGATGAGGTAGCTTTAACATCCACTTCACATAATAAAATTTACGTTGAAAAACCTATTGGAAATGATATAGATTTTATTGAAAAATCTATTGAGGATTTTAGAAATGTGGTGGGAAGAGATAAAGAAGCTGTATTTGCTTTAATGGAAGAAAAAGTTCCTACGTATAAAAGAAAGAGCAACTAA
- a CDS encoding tyrosine-protein phosphatase, whose protein sequence is MIDFHSHIIHGIDDGAKSLDMSLEMVKISENEGVEYICATPHFITEEFEITREKYLEKLDRLVLASKEENFKIKILEGLEIYMHPNLPKLYSEKKIWGINGSKYLLIELPMGQFPMYTEDVFYELMLLGARPILAHPERNFKIMKNHDLVINLIKQGVLMQINTGSLLGDYGKEVKKTSEEFVKKNMVHILGSDGHNITSRKTRLKIAYEIVKEKNLATYNWILENQTNIINNVSTMEFLELKQKKKGISLFNIFK, encoded by the coding sequence ATGATAGATTTTCACAGTCATATAATCCATGGAATTGATGATGGAGCAAAAAGCTTAGATATGTCTCTTGAAATGGTGAAAATTTCAGAAAATGAAGGGGTAGAATATATTTGTGCTACCCCTCATTTTATAACTGAGGAATTTGAAATTACTAGAGAAAAATACCTTGAAAAACTAGACAGATTAGTTCTAGCCTCTAAGGAAGAAAATTTTAAAATTAAAATTTTAGAAGGACTAGAAATTTATATGCACCCCAATTTACCAAAACTCTATAGTGAAAAGAAAATTTGGGGAATTAATGGATCTAAATATTTACTTATTGAGCTTCCTATGGGACAATTTCCTATGTACACTGAAGATGTGTTTTATGAATTAATGTTACTTGGAGCCAGGCCCATATTAGCCCATCCCGAGAGAAATTTTAAAATTATGAAAAACCATGATTTGGTAATTAATTTAATTAAGCAAGGTGTTCTAATGCAAATTAATACTGGAAGTTTACTGGGTGACTATGGAAAAGAAGTGAAAAAAACCTCGGAAGAATTTGTAAAAAAGAATATGGTACATATTCTGGGTAGTGATGGGCATAATATTACAAGTAGAAAAACTAGGTTAAAAATAGCCTATGAAATAGTAAAAGAAAAAAATCTAGCTACCTATAACTGGATTTTAGAAAATCAAACTAATATTATAAATAATGTATCCACCATGGAGTTTTTAGAATTAAAACAAAAGAAAAAAGGAATTTCATTGTTCAATATTTTTAAATAA
- a CDS encoding tetratricopeptide repeat protein, translated as MDIKTYFSEKLSALLFLEIKKTSKINEYVILEDIYFPVRTNEIIEKIKKKEDFDNIPVNLFIEGMFYVLGADEHFKYTDEYKKIINTIPSSIGFIKGVIFKEIQNENYEEAYIILKGLLTIEENSENYDKIFLLVDKLRSTNIMFKGEQLALVERAKKITNYSNPYLYEALVFNSEMEHDVAYIAISKYVAGGGELTTEVIELKNNLETITSFQKGKELIPTDPKAALQIFIPLMDELGDRPDIYYHTAVAYRILQNYEKAIYYLNEAVAIEEDLIEVIIEFGINYACLENYELAIRYFREAFEVTKSIEVCTNLVMCYINVKDFESAKLHLDMAKKIDPLDEIVIQLENLLMY; from the coding sequence ATGGACATCAAAACATATTTTTCGGAAAAATTATCAGCGCTTCTTTTTTTAGAAATTAAGAAGACCAGTAAAATTAATGAATATGTCATTTTAGAGGACATATACTTCCCAGTGAGAACTAATGAGATAATAGAAAAAATAAAGAAAAAAGAGGATTTTGATAATATACCAGTTAATCTATTTATAGAAGGGATGTTTTATGTTCTAGGAGCAGATGAACATTTTAAATATACTGATGAGTATAAAAAAATTATAAATACTATTCCAAGTTCAATAGGATTTATTAAGGGTGTGATTTTTAAAGAAATCCAAAATGAAAATTATGAAGAAGCATATATTATCTTAAAGGGGTTATTAACTATAGAAGAAAATAGTGAAAATTACGATAAGATTTTTCTGTTAGTGGATAAATTAAGATCCACTAATATTATGTTCAAGGGAGAACAATTAGCCCTTGTAGAAAGGGCTAAAAAAATTACTAATTACAGTAATCCATATCTATATGAAGCATTAGTTTTTAATAGTGAAATGGAACATGATGTAGCCTACATTGCCATAAGTAAATATGTGGCAGGTGGTGGAGAGCTAACAACAGAGGTTATTGAACTTAAAAATAACTTAGAAACTATAACAAGTTTTCAAAAGGGAAAAGAGCTAATACCTACGGATCCTAAAGCTGCACTCCAAATTTTTATACCGTTAATGGATGAATTGGGGGATAGACCAGATATATATTACCACACTGCTGTAGCTTATAGAATTTTGCAAAATTATGAGAAGGCTATATACTATTTGAATGAAGCAGTAGCAATTGAAGAAGATTTAATTGAGGTAATAATAGAGTTCGGAATTAACTATGCCTGTCTTGAAAATTACGAACTTGCTATAAGATATTTTAGGGAGGCCTTTGAGGTTACAAAATCCATAGAGGTATGTACAAATCTTGTTATGTGTTATATAAATGTTAAAGATTTTGAATCGGCCAAGCTACATTTAGATATGGCTAAAAAAATAGATCCACTAGATGAAATTGTAATTCAATTAGAAAATCTATTGATGTATTAG
- a CDS encoding phospho-sugar mutase gives MTYSDKYKSWINSNSIDLELKKELEQLIDENEIEDRFYKDLEFGTGGLRGVMGAGTNRMNIHTIGKATQGLAEYLNLKYKGDISVCIAYDSRNMSKKFARAAAMTLCANGIFVNLFDKLTPTPILSYAVRELKSKAGIVITASHNPKQYNGYKVYGDDGGQVTDEVANEIITCAKSIKDFSKVKTMEISIAKTNGMLKIIGENLYLSYIEKVKNLTVRKDLIAEYAKDLKIIYTPIHGSGNVPVRRVLRELGYDNVFVVKKQEMPNGDFPTAPYPNPEDPKVFALALEMAKDINPDIIFGTDPDCDRIGVVVKDKEGQYRVLTGNQTGVLLSNYILNALCGTNELPKNGVIIKTIVTTDMVEAITKKYNVEVLDVLTGFKYIGEKIKEFELSGEKEFIFGFEESFGYLAGNFVRDKDAVIAAMLICEMTLYYKNKGMSLYDALMDIYSEHGFYEEALVSIELKGKDGAEKISKILEYLRSSMKDELGNNKIVKKMDYRASLEVDLINHKSEVIELPKSNVLKFVLEDGSWFVVRPSGTEPKMKIYISVKGNSIENTSEKIIQLKENVMSLVDEACKI, from the coding sequence ATGACTTACAGTGACAAATATAAAAGTTGGATTAACTCTAATTCCATAGATTTGGAATTAAAAAAAGAGTTAGAACAGTTAATAGATGAAAACGAAATTGAAGATAGATTTTATAAAGATTTAGAATTTGGTACAGGAGGACTTAGAGGAGTAATGGGTGCAGGAACAAATAGAATGAATATACACACCATTGGTAAAGCTACTCAAGGTTTAGCAGAATACCTAAACTTAAAATATAAGGGAGATATATCGGTTTGCATAGCCTATGATTCAAGAAATATGTCAAAGAAATTTGCACGAGCTGCCGCAATGACTCTATGCGCTAATGGTATTTTTGTTAATTTATTTGACAAGTTAACACCAACTCCAATTTTATCTTATGCAGTGCGAGAACTAAAAAGTAAGGCGGGGATTGTAATTACTGCATCACATAATCCTAAGCAGTACAACGGCTATAAGGTTTATGGTGATGATGGTGGACAAGTTACTGATGAAGTAGCAAATGAAATTATAACCTGTGCAAAGAGCATAAAAGATTTTTCTAAAGTTAAAACTATGGAAATTTCTATAGCGAAAACAAATGGAATGCTAAAAATTATTGGAGAAAATCTTTATTTATCATACATTGAGAAGGTTAAAAATCTAACTGTGAGAAAAGACTTAATTGCGGAATATGCCAAGGATTTAAAAATCATTTATACTCCGATTCATGGCTCTGGAAATGTGCCTGTGAGAAGAGTTTTAAGAGAACTCGGTTATGATAATGTTTTTGTAGTAAAGAAGCAAGAAATGCCAAATGGAGACTTTCCAACAGCACCATATCCAAATCCAGAAGATCCGAAGGTTTTTGCATTAGCACTTGAAATGGCAAAAGACATAAATCCAGACATAATTTTTGGTACAGACCCTGATTGTGATCGAATTGGAGTGGTGGTTAAGGATAAAGAGGGGCAATACAGGGTTCTTACAGGAAACCAGACAGGTGTATTATTAAGTAATTATATTTTAAATGCATTGTGTGGAACTAATGAATTGCCTAAAAATGGTGTGATAATAAAGACCATTGTTACAACAGATATGGTAGAGGCTATCACAAAAAAATATAATGTTGAAGTATTAGATGTGCTAACAGGATTTAAATATATTGGAGAAAAAATTAAAGAGTTTGAACTGAGTGGTGAAAAAGAGTTTATATTTGGTTTTGAAGAAAGTTTTGGCTATTTAGCTGGAAATTTTGTACGTGATAAAGATGCTGTAATAGCTGCAATGCTAATTTGTGAAATGACACTTTACTATAAAAATAAAGGAATGAGTTTGTACGATGCACTGATGGACATCTATAGTGAACATGGATTCTATGAGGAAGCTCTAGTTTCGATTGAGCTAAAAGGAAAAGATGGTGCAGAAAAAATAAGTAAGATATTGGAGTATTTAAGATCTTCAATGAAAGATGAACTAGGAAATAACAAAATCGTAAAGAAAATGGACTATAGAGCTAGCTTAGAAGTGGATTTAATAAACCACAAATCGGAAGTAATAGAACTTCCAAAATCAAATGTATTAAAGTTTGTTTTGGAGGATGGGTCTTGGTTTGTAGTAAGGCCTTCTGGCACTGAACCAAAAATGAAAATTTATATATCTGTTAAGGGAAATTCAATAGAAAATACATCTGAAAAAATAATTCAGCTTAAAGAAAATGTTATGTCATTAGTAGATGAAGCATGCAAAATTTAA